CCGGCCGGGATGGAGGCCGTGGCATCCACCACCGCCTTGCCGGAGAAGAGATAGAACCGGTTGAGCAGCTCGCGCGAAGCCGGCAGCGCGAAGTCCCCGTAGCCATCGCCGGTGATGTCTCCCAGCCAGGCCACGCCACGCTGACGGCCGAAGGTGTTGATGGCGGTGGAGACCGGAGGCGACTCGCCGGTGAAGATGCGGTCCGCCCGGGTGGCGGGGACGTGGCAGCGCTCACTGGCCACCGAGCAGGGCGCCCCCGAGGTGGAATCCAGCTGCAGGGCGTCCCACTGCGCCCGTTTGCGCCCGAAGAAGAGGTACACCCGCCCCACGCCGCTGTTCTCGTAGGAGGAGCTGAGCACCACCTCGCCGAGGCCATCCCCGTTGATGTCGCCGATGATGCGCGCCGCCACTCCGAGCCGCCCGCCCGCCACCGTCCCCCGGAACTCGATGGGCGTCGGGTCCACGACCTTCGACGGGTCCAGGGAGCCGCCGAAGTAGAGGAAGGCCCGGCCGAGATTGCTGTTCCAACCGGACGCCCCCACGAGCAGGTCCGCCTTCCCCTCGGTGGACGCATCCCCCACGTTGCCCACGGCGAGATCGATACCGAAGTACTGCACCAGGCTGTCCGGTGGCTGCAGGACCTGCATGGCGCCACTGCTTCCCGAGGGGAAGAGGTTCGCCCCCGAGTACACGTACACCGCGCCCCGGTTGGACTCCTGGTCGAAGTTGGCGACCACGAGGTCATCGCCCGGCGTGCTGTCCAGGTTGCCGGAGGCCACGAGGTAGCCGAAGCGGGAACCGATCCCCGTCCCCGGGCCGGGCACCTCGCGGTTGCGCAGGAAGTTATCCACCGTCACGGGCGCGGCGATGCGGCTGTAGTTGCCCACCTCGTCACGAGCACGGAGCTGGAGGGAGTAGGAGGTCAACGCGGGCAGCGGCGTGAGGGTGAAGGCCGTGGTGGTAGCGGCCAGCGGCGTGGCACTGGCCTGCTTCACCTTGCCGTTGAAGAAGAGCGCATCCGTGGTGATGCCGCCCGCCTGGGCGACGATCGTCGACCAGCGCAGGTCATACCCCGTGGGCTCCCCGGAGGCGGTGTCCGAGCCATCGTCCTTCACGGCGGTCCAGTTGACGGCCACCGAGGCGGTGCGCTCGGCCCCCGCCACGACGTTGGCCGTCACCACCGGGGCCGCCGGAGGCCGGACGTCCACGGTGACGGTGGCGCTCCGGCGCGTCTCGTTGCCAGCGGCGTCGCTCGCCACGATGACCAGGGAGCCCGTCGTGCCATGCGGCAGGATGATGGGCAGGTCCAGCGACTTGTCATCCGAGTCGAGCACCACCGCCGGCTTCACCAGGTCCACGTCGTTGTAGAGGACGCGCACCGTGCCGTTGTTGCCGCCCGTCACGCGGAAGGCGAGCTTCGCATCGGCGTCCCCGTCCGGAGTGAGGTCGGCGATGTAGTGGGAAGGCACGGGGGTGCGGAAGAAGGCCTCGTTGGAGTCGGCCACGTAGAAGAGCGTCGTCGCGGACGGAACCACGCTCGCGAGGCCCGGCCCCGTGAGGTCGACGGAGATGCTGGCGGAGACGGAGGTGGGGGTGCGGCCGTCGTCCATCTCGAGGCGCAGCGTGGTGGTCGCCGCATCCGGGAGCGTGACGTTGAAGCCGAAGGCGCCGGTGCTCGCGTCCGCCGTGGCCGTGGCCTCGGGCGTCGTCGCCGAGCCGCGGAACAGGCGGACCTGACGTCCCATGCACACGCTCGTCACGCCCTCGAGGCGGTACTGCAGGCCCGCCGCCGCCGGATTGAGATCGTCCTTCTGGATCAACGTGACCGCCGTGCCCGAGGGCTTCGTGAAGCGCTGGTCGCACCCCTCGAAGGTGACGTTGACGTTCTCCACGAGGACGACGGCGGTGTTGCCCACCACGTCACTCACCTCGAAGCGGATGTCCTGCACGCCAAGCACCAGGTTCGTCTTCACGGAGATCAGCCCGTCAGTGCCCACGATGGGAGACGCGAGCGGCACGGGGGCACGCCCGTCCTTGGGGACACTGGTGAGGCTGACCGTCCGGCCCGTGGCACCGGACACGGTGGCGCGAAGCTCCACGATGGACGAGCTCAGCTCCGAGCCCGAGGCCGGCGTGGGCGCCACCGGCACCAGCACGGGCGCCTCGAAGTCCACCGTCGCGGTCCGCGTGACGACCGTCTGGTTGCCGGCCTCGTCAGTGGCCTGGAGGCGGAACGTATAGGTCGTGAGGCCCGAGGTGGAGACCGTGAAGGGCTCGGAGATCTTCAACGCGGAGGGCGTGAGCTTCCGGAGCTCACCTGACGGGGCGACCTGGATCTCCACACCCTCGGCCCCCACATCGGGGCTCGTCCGGGCGGAGAGGAGGAGCTGATAGCCCGGGGTGGCGGGGACCATGTCATCCCTGGGGCCGAAGACGGTCTTGTCCGGAGGCGACACGTCCGCGAGGACCGGGGGGAAGCGATCCAACCGGAACTGCGCGAAAGCCGCGAGGTTGACCGGGTCCAGCGGTGTGGGGCTGGAGATCTTGTTGGAGTTGCTGGCCGCATCGGAGACGACCGCCACCAGCGAGTAGCTGGCCTCCACCTGATTGGGGAGGCCGGTGAGCGGCACCCGGGCCACACCGCCGGACACATCCGCCTGTCCGAAGAGCGTTGCCCCCTTGGCATCGCGCACCTGCACCTTGCGCCCGTCCTCCACGCCGGTGAAGGACACGGTGACCGTCGGGGGAACACCCACGGGCGACTCCGACAGGTTGAGCTGCCCATCCTCGTTGTCGTCATCGTCGACGACGATGCTGGTGACGCGCGGGCGCACCGAGTCCACCAGCAGCGAGACCGCCGGGGTGTCCGTGGAGGCCGAGTCGTTCAGCACGGCCTTCAGGGCGTACTGGCCATCCGGGTAGGTGAAGTCCGCCACGAAGGCGGGCACGTCGGTGGCGAGCGTGAAGAAGCCCGAGCCATCCCGGCAGGGCGTGGCCGCCGGCACCAGGGCGATGCTCGTGCAGATGTCCACACGTCCTCCCGCGGCGGCGCCGGAGAGCGAGTACTGCAGGGGCGCCTGGACACCGGGCTGCTCGGCGTTGCGATCCGAGGTCAGATTGAACTGGGTGGGCGGCAGGGGCCTGAGCAGCGTCAGGGTGCGCGTCGCGGTGTCCACGGTGAGCAACTCCGTGGCACAGGCCGACACGCCGGTGGCACTGACGAGCGTGGCCCGCAGGGGGTTGGCCCCCTCGTTGAGTTCCACACCGGAGAAGACCTTCTCCTGGCCGGCGTCCGAGGCGGTGACCGTCAGGGAGCCCACCTCGCGCGAGCCCAGGAAGAGCTTGAGCTGCCCGGCGCTGCCCGCGGACACCGACACACGCACGTCCACCGCGAGCCCGCCACCGGAGCGGACCGTCCCGTCCGCGGAGCCCAGGGCCTTGCCCGCGGCGGGAGCGACAATGGCCAGGTGCGCGCCCGTGAGGCCGAGCGTCAGTGCCTTCTCCCGCGTGCTGCTGTTGCCAGCGGCATCCGTGACCTTGACGGACAGCGCGCACGTGCCCGTGGCGGGCACCGTCACCTCGCGCAACAGGGCGAGTCCAGAGGCATCGGCCACCGCGCGCACGTTGTTGCCCGGATCGCAGCCCGTGATGGCCACCGTGGCGAAGGGCTCGGTGCGGGCGGAGACGATGACCTGCGTGCCCGGCAGCGCGGAGGTGTCACGCGTCTGGGTGCCCAGCACACCACTCGCGCCGTCCTCGCTGGAGACGGACACCAGCACCTCGGGGCTCACAGTGTCCCGCGTCACGGTGAGCGCCTGGCTCACCCCAAGCGCACCACACTGGGCGACGAGCTGGTAGACGCCATCCGCGCCGAGCGCCACCGACACCTGGGCGCTGCCGCCCGTCACGCTCCCCGTCACGCTCGTCTCCCCCCCGGACGGATTGCGCAGGCGGACCGAGACCGGACTCGTGCTCGTCTCCACGCGCACGGACAGGGCCGGGTCCGACACCGCCACTCCCGGCAGCGGCGAGACGATGCGGCAGGCGGCGCGTCCGGTGCTCACGTTCACCGTCGCGCTCTTGCACGAGGCCGGCAGCGCGGGATTGCGCACACAGGCCTGCACGGCGTTGCTGCCCTCGGCGAGCGAGACGCGCCACGTCGCGAGACGCCCTCCCCCGGCCGCCGCCGCGGTGGCCACCCGCACCGGCGTGCCGGGCGTGCTCGTCACGGTCGTGGAGAACTCGATGACCGTGGCCGGATCGCTCGCGCTCGTCGTCGCGGTGACGTCCACCTGGATGCCGTTGGAGGCGTCACCGTCCACGTCCACCACGGACGATGGCGTGGAGAGCTCGACCGCATACGGCGTGGACGCCACCACCACGTCGAAGGGCCGCTCCACCGGATTGCCACCGGAGTCCGTCACCCGCAGCGTGTAGGGGTACACACCTCCACCGGCAGCCACCACCTCCGGGAAGGAGACGACGCCGCCGGACACCGTCGCCGACAGCGGCGTCTGCCCCTCGCGGGACAGCGTGGCCACCGTACCGTCCTCGCAGCAGCCCACCACCGCCTCCACCGTGAAGGTCGAGGAGGACACGGGCGCCACGGGCGCGGACAGCTCCACGCGCGGCGCCACCGAGTCCAGGGTGAAGCTGCGCTTGGAGCTCGCCACGTCCTGGTCTCCATAGCGCACCACCGCGTAACACTCGGCCACCTGCGCCTCGCACGCGGCCTCGGTGAGCGTCACCGGCACCTCGGTGAGACCGCCCGGCGCCACCGTGAAGTCCGCCGTGGGAATGCCGCAGGCATTGCCGCAGTAGAGCGTGCCCGCCCGGCCCGCCAGCCCGCTGGTGCGCAGCTTGAAGCGCACCTGGTAGCCCGGCGTGGTGGGGTCCACGTCGTCCGACTCGCGCAGCACCTGCCCCTCCGCGGGGCCGGAGATGTCCACGCTCCAGGGCTCGCCCCCCACCGTCACGCTCTGGCTGTGCGTGGCCGTGCGCTTGGAGCCCGCCTCCTCCACCGTCACCCGCAGCACGTTGGTGCGCCCCGGCAGCGTCACCCCGAGGAAGCGCACCCGGCCCCCGTCGATGAACGCGGCCGTCGTCTCGCGCCAGGTGGGCTCTCCCGGCAGCTGCACCTCCAGCTTCGCCCGGGCCATCGTCACCGCACGGCCCGACGAGTCCGTGGCCTCCGCCACCACGTCGTACTGGAAGCCCGCGGCCACCGGGTCCGCGTCATCCCCCTGCGCCAGCCGCTGGCCGTCCATCGGCTGCGCGAAGGCCACCGTCAGCTCGGACTCCACCGGCGGCGTGCCGCACGTACACCCCGCCACCCACAGCGCACACACCGCCAGAAGCCACTGCCATCCCGCTCGATGCATGAGTCGCCTCTCGCTGTGCTGGGCCTGGCCCTTCCGGGCTCACGGCCCGAGCACCAGCACCTTCTTGTCCACCAGGAGCCTCACGAAGGAGACCGTGTCCCCACGGCATCGCGCCGGCTCCACCTCGAATTCCTCGCACAGCACGGCCACGATATCGCCCACCGTCCGACACCCGTCGACCAGCTCGAGGATGCGCTCGGCCACCTCGGACACCGCGCCGCCCTCGTCCTCGAACGTGTGCAGGGTGTCATCGGGGCCCACCGCCAACAGCCGATCTCCCACCCGCTGGACCCCCGCCTCCGGGTGGAGACGCGGCACCGCATCCATCACGTCATCCCCGCGCGTGCTCACCAGGCTCCCTCACCCCGCCTGTCCTCGACGAAATGGGTGGGATGCTACCGCGTCATAGACCCCCGGGCCAGGAACGCAGCCCGCTCGCTGGCCCTGTTGTCGACCACTCGGTAACCGCTATGACGCGGGGTGCGCCGCCCGCCAGGTGGCGTGAGGAGACAGGAAAAATCCATGAACACGATGTCAGAGGGTCAGCTGGTCCCCCAGCCGGGCTGGTGGAGCCGCAACTGGAAGTGGGCGGTGCCCTCGGGCTGCCTGGGGCTGCTGCTGTCCTGTGGGTGCCTGGGCGCCCTGCTCTTCAGCGCCACCGCCTGGCAGTCCTTGAGGGGCACGGGCGTGCTGGTGGACGCGGTGACGCAGGCCAGGCAGTCCCTGGAGGTGCGCGAGGCGCTCGGCGAGCCCATCGAGTCGAGCACGGTGCCCCAGCAGTTCTCCATGCACTCGGGGAACGAGGGGAGCTCGGCCCAGTTCGCCGTGGGCGTGCGGGGCCCCAAGGCCAGCGGCACCCTGTACGGGGAGGGCTACAAGAAGGACGACGAGGAAGTGTGGACGTTCACCACGCTGAAGGTGGAGGTGCCGGA
The sequence above is drawn from the Archangium gephyra genome and encodes:
- a CDS encoding FG-GAP-like repeat-containing protein, translating into MHRAGWQWLLAVCALWVAGCTCGTPPVESELTVAFAQPMDGQRLAQGDDADPVAAGFQYDVVAEATDSSGRAVTMARAKLEVQLPGEPTWRETTAAFIDGGRVRFLGVTLPGRTNVLRVTVEEAGSKRTATHSQSVTVGGEPWSVDISGPAEGQVLRESDDVDPTTPGYQVRFKLRTSGLAGRAGTLYCGNACGIPTADFTVAPGGLTEVPVTLTEAACEAQVAECYAVVRYGDQDVASSKRSFTLDSVAPRVELSAPVAPVSSSTFTVEAVVGCCEDGTVATLSREGQTPLSATVSGGVVSFPEVVAAGGGVYPYTLRVTDSGGNPVERPFDVVVASTPYAVELSTPSSVVDVDGDASNGIQVDVTATTSASDPATVIEFSTTVTSTPGTPVRVATAAAAGGGRLATWRVSLAEGSNAVQACVRNPALPASCKSATVNVSTGRAACRIVSPLPGVAVSDPALSVRVETSTSPVSVRLRNPSGGETSVTGSVTGGSAQVSVALGADGVYQLVAQCGALGVSQALTVTRDTVSPEVLVSVSSEDGASGVLGTQTRDTSALPGTQVIVSARTEPFATVAITGCDPGNNVRAVADASGLALLREVTVPATGTCALSVKVTDAAGNSSTREKALTLGLTGAHLAIVAPAAGKALGSADGTVRSGGGLAVDVRVSVSAGSAGQLKLFLGSREVGSLTVTASDAGQEKVFSGVELNEGANPLRATLVSATGVSACATELLTVDTATRTLTLLRPLPPTQFNLTSDRNAEQPGVQAPLQYSLSGAAAGGRVDICTSIALVPAATPCRDGSGFFTLATDVPAFVADFTYPDGQYALKAVLNDSASTDTPAVSLLVDSVRPRVTSIVVDDDDNEDGQLNLSESPVGVPPTVTVSFTGVEDGRKVQVRDAKGATLFGQADVSGGVARVPLTGLPNQVEASYSLVAVVSDAASNSNKISSPTPLDPVNLAAFAQFRLDRFPPVLADVSPPDKTVFGPRDDMVPATPGYQLLLSARTSPDVGAEGVEIQVAPSGELRKLTPSALKISEPFTVSTSGLTTYTFRLQATDEAGNQTVVTRTATVDFEAPVLVPVAPTPASGSELSSSIVELRATVSGATGRTVSLTSVPKDGRAPVPLASPIVGTDGLISVKTNLVLGVQDIRFEVSDVVGNTAVVLVENVNVTFEGCDQRFTKPSGTAVTLIQKDDLNPAAAGLQYRLEGVTSVCMGRQVRLFRGSATTPEATATADASTGAFGFNVTLPDAATTTLRLEMDDGRTPTSVSASISVDLTGPGLASVVPSATTLFYVADSNEAFFRTPVPSHYIADLTPDGDADAKLAFRVTGGNNGTVRVLYNDVDLVKPAVVLDSDDKSLDLPIILPHGTTGSLVIVASDAAGNETRRSATVTVDVRPPAAPVVTANVVAGAERTASVAVNWTAVKDDGSDTASGEPTGYDLRWSTIVAQAGGITTDALFFNGKVKQASATPLAATTTAFTLTPLPALTSYSLQLRARDEVGNYSRIAAPVTVDNFLRNREVPGPGTGIGSRFGYLVASGNLDSTPGDDLVVANFDQESNRGAVYVYSGANLFPSGSSGAMQVLQPPDSLVQYFGIDLAVGNVGDASTEGKADLLVGASGWNSNLGRAFLYFGGSLDPSKVVDPTPIEFRGTVAGGRLGVAARIIGDINGDGLGEVVLSSSYENSGVGRVYLFFGRKRAQWDALQLDSTSGAPCSVASERCHVPATRADRIFTGESPPVSTAINTFGRQRGVAWLGDITGDGYGDFALPASRELLNRFYLFSGKAVVDATASIPAGSALQRLSQSTTSDTRFDGFGTEACANVDLVGGSGRDLVISYPFANRLHVYADGDVVGYPPSGTMTIAGANNFGNGLACADINGDGRTDIIAGTNILSGGSVWVLYNQATPGSEFERNVGGLSQGRVTYSGAGALGVSVTTGDFNADGRPDIAAGDNLDTRGARVQIWY
- a CDS encoding PqqD family protein, whose protein sequence is MSTRGDDVMDAVPRLHPEAGVQRVGDRLLAVGPDDTLHTFEDEGGAVSEVAERILELVDGCRTVGDIVAVLCEEFEVEPARCRGDTVSFVRLLVDKKVLVLGP
- a CDS encoding cytochrome c oxidase assembly factor Coa1 family protein, producing the protein MNTMSEGQLVPQPGWWSRNWKWAVPSGCLGLLLSCGCLGALLFSATAWQSLRGTGVLVDAVTQARQSLEVREALGEPIESSTVPQQFSMHSGNEGSSAQFAVGVRGPKASGTLYGEGYKKDDEEVWTFTTLKVEVPDHPVINLLGPTPEPAPDIVPFDPKSLPDVEPLPEDDEPAPRKPERGRSGKGQEDIQL